From Pseudomonas putida, one genomic window encodes:
- a CDS encoding inorganic phosphate transporter: MIDLFSGLDAWVLVSLLLALTFVLAFEFINGFHDTANAVATVIYTKAMPPHLAVFFSGVFNFLGVLLGGVGVAYAIVHLLPVELLINVNTGHGLAMVFSLLAAAITWNLGTWYFGIPASSSHTLIGSILGVGLANALISDIPLGDGVNWQKAIDIAMSLVISPMAGFAVAALLLLGLKWWRPLSKMHKTPEQRRKLDDKKHPPFWNRLVLVISAMGVSFVHGSNDGQKGIGLIMLVLIGIVPAKFVLDLNSTTYQIERTRDATMHLSQFYQRNAATLGEFLALGKAQASDLPEQFSCNPQQTEPTIAALQSSLQGVTDYRALDAEKRVEVRRYLLCLDDTAKKVGKLPGLEAREKSDLDKLRKDLTATTEYAPFWVIVAVALALGLGTMVGWKRVVLTVGEKIGKQGMTYAQGMSAQITAACAIGMANVFALPVSTTHVLSSGVAGTMVANKSGLQGGTVKTILLAWVLTLPATMGLAAGLFWLASKAIG; the protein is encoded by the coding sequence ATGATCGATTTATTCAGCGGACTGGATGCCTGGGTATTGGTGAGCCTGCTGCTTGCCCTGACCTTCGTGCTCGCATTCGAGTTCATCAATGGCTTTCATGACACCGCCAACGCGGTAGCCACCGTCATCTATACCAAAGCCATGCCACCACACCTGGCCGTGTTCTTCTCCGGGGTGTTCAACTTCCTTGGCGTTCTGCTGGGCGGTGTCGGGGTGGCTTACGCCATCGTTCACCTGCTGCCGGTGGAGCTGCTGATCAATGTGAACACCGGGCATGGCCTGGCCATGGTCTTCTCGTTGCTGGCTGCGGCCATCACCTGGAACCTGGGCACCTGGTATTTCGGCATCCCGGCCTCGAGCTCGCACACCTTGATCGGTTCGATCCTGGGCGTGGGCCTGGCCAATGCCCTGATCAGCGACATTCCCTTGGGTGACGGCGTCAACTGGCAGAAGGCGATCGACATCGCCATGTCGTTGGTCATTTCGCCCATGGCCGGCTTCGCTGTCGCTGCGCTGTTGCTGCTCGGCTTGAAATGGTGGCGTCCGCTGTCGAAGATGCACAAGACACCAGAGCAACGCCGCAAGCTCGACGACAAGAAGCACCCGCCCTTCTGGAACCGCCTAGTGCTGGTGATTTCGGCCATGGGCGTGAGCTTCGTGCACGGCTCCAACGACGGCCAGAAGGGCATCGGCCTGATCATGCTGGTGCTGATCGGCATTGTTCCGGCCAAGTTCGTACTGGACCTGAACAGCACCACTTACCAGATCGAACGCACCCGCGACGCAACGATGCACCTTAGCCAGTTCTACCAGCGCAACGCCGCCACACTTGGCGAGTTCCTGGCACTGGGCAAGGCGCAGGCCAGCGACCTTCCGGAGCAGTTCAGCTGCAACCCGCAGCAGACCGAACCTACCATCGCGGCATTGCAATCCTCGCTTCAGGGCGTTACCGATTACCGTGCCCTTGACGCGGAAAAACGGGTGGAAGTGCGCCGCTACCTGCTGTGCCTGGATGATACGGCGAAGAAGGTTGGCAAGCTGCCAGGGCTGGAGGCGCGTGAAAAGTCCGACCTCGACAAGTTGCGCAAAGACCTCACCGCCACCACCGAATATGCCCCGTTCTGGGTAATCGTTGCCGTCGCCCTGGCGCTGGGCCTGGGCACCATGGTCGGCTGGAAACGCGTTGTACTGACCGTAGGCGAGAAGATCGGCAAACAGGGCATGACCTATGCCCAGGGCATGTCGGCGCAGATCACCGCAGCCTGCGCCATTGGCATGGCCAACGTGTTCGCCCTGCCGGTTTCGACGACCCATGTGTTGTCGTCCGGTGTGGCCGGCACCATGGTTGCCAACAAGAGTGGCCTGCAAGGCGGCACGGTGAAAACCATCCTGCTGGCCTGGGTATTGACCCTGCCTGCAACGATGGGCCTTGCGGCTGGCTTGTTCTGGCTGGCATCCAAAGCAATCGGCTGA